In the Topomyia yanbarensis strain Yona2022 chromosome 3, ASM3024719v1, whole genome shotgun sequence genome, one interval contains:
- the LOC131687015 gene encoding uncharacterized protein LOC131687015: protein MSTERRIKSLKLRQRSIQTSFDLIKAFVNSYEDDTDASQVPVRLEHLVSLWSDFNKVQTELESLDEVGIEQQFKYRTSFESSYYKVKGFLLTINKTPVTPCVASSSPYAGHFPPSASHVRLPDVKLPVFNGNLDNWLNFHDLYLSLVHSSAELSNIQKFYYLRSSLTGDALKLVQTIPISANNYAVAWNMLVDHYQNPARLKQTYVDALFDFATIKRESASDLHSLVEKFEANVKVLQQLGEQTQYWDIILIRMLSIRLDSTTRRDWEEYASTKDTISFNDLTAFIQRRVTVLQNIHPKAVEAPAVTSNVKRPNFRPVASNGASQFNPRKCVMCSEHHPLYQCSTFSKMPLEDKERGHLAKDCSSSSTCRKCQGHHHTQLCASGVNHGKSIDSSASKQSSLQLPEQQSAPSISATVVERVNYSTSSHGRQCVLLATAVVILVDDNGNQHTARALLDSGSECCFISEALAQTLKVQRKKISLPIAGIGQSSTQARQKFATTVRSRISNYTANLEFLVLPRLTVDLPTASVDITSWRIPPEIQLADPSFCKANPVDLILGVEVFFDLFKVSGRIPLGDSMPVLVNSVLGWIVAGKTTHCKPITPVVANVATISDMHKLMEKFWTLGEGHSSPCYSVEEAECEEHFRQTVSRAPEGRYIVRLPLKRDTLANLSDNRGTAIRRFHLLERRLARNEELSQRYSEFMDEYYTLGHMERVDNPQAITKPCFHLPHHAVVRESSSTTKVRVVFDASCKSTSGPSLNDALMIGPIVQDELRSIIMRSRKHSVMLIADIKQMYRQILLHEQDTPLQRIVWRNSTDAPIDTFELKTVTYGTASAPFLATRVLKQLAEDERTNFPEATAVLEKDFYVDDLFTGARNVNEATTLRKHLEILLAKGGFELRKWASNEEAVLEGIPNENRALQPSVDFHRDQCIKTLGLHWEPASDVLRYRIQLPSSDTITSLTKRIALSQIAQLFDPLGLVGPVVTTAKLYMQALWTMKDENGHSWGWDQVLPKAMIERWIAYQSQLPLLNELSIERCVLCPNPTTIQLHLFSDASERAYGACVYVRSTNSAGTVKVALLTTKSKVAPLKQQTIPRLELCGALLAAQLYERVVESLQLPVQTFFWVDSTTVLSWLKSPPTTWTTFVANRVSKIQQATVNCTWRHVAGKENPADHLSRGMTAETLLECVNWWQGTTWLHLDDNEWPIQCPFAIEDPEASIEARKVSCTVAPVEPEPSFIDQLVSRFSQYQRMLRIVAYCLRFPRNCQLAKENRPENTCVTVNETQEAETILIRLVQQQSFVEEWRLIEKSMPVSTKSRIKWFHPMLSSPERLMRIGGRINQSQQPYDAKHQIILPSSHHLSTLLVRSYHERHLHAAPQLLVSILRLRYWIIGARNLARKIVHKCVVCVRARPKLIEQFMAELPAKRIIASRPFSATGVDYWGPILLQPPHRRAAARKAYVAVFICFCTKAVHLELVADLSTQNFIQALRRFVARRGLCSNLYSDNGRNFVGAANELKTLIRSKEYQQAIFQECNETGIKWHFNPPKASHFGGLWEAAIQSAQKHFVRVLGNRSLAHDDMETLLAQIESCLNSRPIVPLSDDPSDYNPLTPGHFLTGSALKAVPDVDLSTVPFNRLRQWQQTQKILQDVWRRWHTEYLSTLQARTKWCSPPVQLAKNQLVIIKEENLAPMRWPTGRIHELHPGPDGITRVVTLQTPQGKFTRPVAKLCLLPVVSSDESNAAEADHLK, encoded by the exons ATGTCTACGGAACGACGCATCAAATCGCTCAAACTACGGCAGCGTAGTATCCAGACGTCCTTCGATCTCATCAAGGCGTTCGTGAATTCTTACGAGGACGATACTGACGCCAGCCAAGTTCCGGTACGATTAGAGCATCTTGTATCGCTCTGGTCAGACTTCAACAAGGTACAAACGGAGCTTGAATCACTCGATGAAGTCGGTATTGAACAGCAGTTCAAGTATCGCACTAGCTTTGAATCGTCCTACTACAAAGTAAAGGGCTTTTTGCTCACCATTAATAAAACACCCGTTACACCATGCGTCGCTTCTAGTTCTCCTTATGCTGGTCATTTCCCTCCATCGGCATCGCACGTGCGCTTGCCCGATGTAAAGCTCCCTGTGTTCAATGGAAACTTAGACAATTggctcaacttccacgatttgtATTTGTCACTTGTCCACTCATCGGCAGAACTATCGAACATACAAAAATTCTACTACTTGCGCTCGTCCCTGACTGGGGACGCTTTAAAATTGGTTCAAACAATACCCATTAGTGCCAACAATTATGCGGTAGCCTGGAACATGCTAGTGGACCACTACCAGAACCCAGCGAGGCTGAAGCAGACCTATGTGGATGCCCTGTTTGACTTTGCCACCATCAAGCGAGAATCTGCTTCGGACCTACATTCGCTCGTGGAGAAGTTTGAAGCCAACGTCAAGGTGTTGCAGCAGTTGGGCGAGCAAACGCAATATTGGGACATCATTCTTATTCGCATGCTCAGTATACGACTGGACTCAACAACACGGAGAGACTGGGAAGAATACGCGTCAACTAAGGACACAATATCATTCAACGACCTCACAGCTTTCATTCAGCGTCGCGTGACTGTGCTGCAAAATATTCACCCCAAAGCCGTCGAAGCACCGGCAGTAACTAGTAATGTGAAAAGGCCAAACTTTCGTCCAGTTGCTAGTAACGGAGCTAGTCAGTTTAATCCCCGAAAGTGTGTCATGTGCAGTGAGCATCACCCGTTATACCAGTGTTCAACATTCTCAAAGATGCCCTTAGAAGACAAGGAGAG GGGACACTTAGCCAAAGATTGTTCGTCATCTAGTACGTGTCGCAAATGTCAAGGTCACCATCATACTCAATTGTGTGCTAGTGGGGTTAATCATGGGAAGTCAATAGATTCGTCTGCCTCCAAACAATCATCTTTGCAATTGCCCGAACAGCAATCAGCACCGTCAATATCAGCCACTGTCGTCGAACGTGTCAACTACTCGACATCGAGCCACGGGCGGCAATGCGTTCTTTTAGCTACTGCCGTCGTTATCTTAGTAGACGACAACGGAAACCAGCACACTGCAAGGGCACTTTTAGACTCCGGTAGTGAGTGCTGCTTTATTAGTGAGGCTCTCGCCCAAACACTCAAAGTTCAGCGGAAAAAGATATCACTCCCGATCGCGGGAATCGGGCAATCATCCACTCAGGCCCGCCAGAAATTTGCAACAACAGTACGGTCACGCATCAGCAATTACACTGCTAATTTAGAGTTTCTAGTCCTCCCAAGGCTCACTGTAGACTTACCAACAGCTTCTGTTGACATCACATCTTGGCGAATCCCGCCTGAAATTCAATTAGCAGATCCATCATTTTGTAAGGCCAATCCAGTCGACCTCATCCTAGGCGTCGAAGTCTTTTTTGATCTCTTCAAGGTGTCAGGCAGAATTCCATTAGGCGACTCGATGCCAGTGCTTGTAAACTCGGTACTTGGCTGGATAGTAGCGGGAAAGACCACGCACTGCAAGCCCATCACTCCCGTCGTGGCGAACGTAGCTACAATTTCTGATATGCATAAATTGatggaaaaattttggacattGGGGGAAGGTCATTCGTCTCCCTGCTATTCGGTAGAAGAAGCGGAATGCGAGGAACATTTCCGTCAAACCGTCTCTCGTGCGCCAGAAGGACGGTACATCGTCAGACTCCCACTAAAACGGGACACACTAGCCAATTTAAGCGATAATCGCGGCACTGCTATCAGACGGTTCCATTTGTTAGAACGTCGGTTAGCACGTAACGAAGAGTTAAGTCAAAGGTATAGCGAATTTATGGACGAATACTATACTCTCGGACACATGGAACGTGTCGACAACCCGCAAGCAATAACTAAACCGTGTTTTCACCTCCCCCATCATGCCGTGGTACGTGAGAGCAGCTCAACAACAAAAGTGCGAGTCGTCTTCGACGCTTCGTGCAAGTCAACCAGTGGACCATCTTTAAATGACGCTCTGATGATAGGTCCAATTGTGCAAGATGAGTTAAGGTCCATCATCATGCGTTCTCGGAAGCATTCTGTAATGCTCATCGCAGACATTAAGCAAATGTATCGGCAAATTCTGCTGCACGAGCAGGACACTCCTCTGCAACGAATTGTTTGGCGAAATTCAACTGACGCACCCATCGACACATTTGAACTCAAAACCGTTACTTACGGAACGGCCAGCGCCCCTTTCTTAGCTACACGAGTGTTAAAACAACTAGCCGAAGACGAACGAACTAATTTCCCTGAAGCAACTGCTGTACTCGAAAAAGACTTTTACGTAGACGACTTGTTCACTGGCGCGCGAAACGTTAATGAAGCTACAACACTACGGAAGCATCTAGAAATTCTCCTAGCGAAGGGCGGATTCGAGTTGCGTAAATGGGCATCGAACGAAGAAGCTGTTCTAGAAGGCATCCCGAATGAAAATCGCGCGCTCCAGCCATCCGTCGATTTCCATCGTGATCAATGCATCAAAACACTTGGCTTGCATTGGGAACCGGCTTCAGATGTACTGCGATACAGAATCCAACTACCCAGTTCAGATACAATCACCTCACTCACCAAACGAATTGCACTCTCACAAATTGCTCAACTATTCGACCCACTTGGATTGGTGGGTCCGGTTGTTACAACGGCTAAACTTTACATGCAAGCACTATGGACGATGAAGGACGAAAATGGACACTCCTGGGGATGGGATCAAGTACTCCCGAAAGCGATGATAGAACGTTGGATTGCCTACCAATCTCAACTTCCCCTTCTGAACGAGCTGAGCATCGAACGCTGCGTGCTGTGCCCAAATCCAACAACGATTCAACTACATTTGTTTTCTGATGCTTCGGAACGTGCCTACGGGGCATGTGTGTATGTACGGTCAACAAATTCAGCAGGCACCGTCAAGGTCGCCCTGCTAACAACTAAATCAAAGGTTGCACCACTCAAGCAACAAACCATCCCACGATTGGAACTGTGTGGGGCCTTACTAGCAGCACAACTTTATGAAAGGGTCGTCGAATCTCTACAACTACCAGTCCAAACATTCTTCTGGGTGGACTCAACTACGGTACTTAGCTGGCTCAAATCACCACCCACAACTTGGACCACCTTCGTAGCAAACCGTGTTTCCAAAATTCAACAAGCAACGGTGAATTGTACCTGGCGACACGTAGCAGGCAAGGAAAATCCTGCCGACCATCTATCACGAGGAATGACAGCAGAGACACTCCTAGAATGTGTCAACTGGTGGCAGGGAACAACCTGGTTGCACCTTGATGACAACGAATGGCCCATACAATGTCCATTTGCAATCGAGGATCCTGAAGCATCCATTGAGGCGCGCAAAGTAAGTTGCACAGTAGCACCGGTGGAACCCGAACCATCCTTCATCGACCAGCTCGTCAGTAGATTCTCCCAATATCAACGAATGCTGCGGATCGTCGCATATTGTCTTAGATTTCCTAGAAACTGCCAACTCGCAAAGGAAAATCGACCAGAGAACACCTGCGTTACTGTAAACGAAACACAAGAAGCAGAAACAATTTTAATTAGACTCGTTCAGCAGCAATCATTTGTGGAAGAATGGCGGTTAATCGAAAAATCAATGCCAGTTTCCACGAAATCACGAATCAAATGGTTTCATCCCATGCTATCATCCCCTGAGCGCCTGATGCGCATTGGAGGAAGGATAAATCAATCCCAGCAACCCTACGACGCGAAACATCAAATCATCCTACCGTCATCTCATCATTTGTCAACTCTACTGGTAAGAAGTTATCATGAGCGACACCTTCATGCCGCTCCCCAGCTGCTAGTCAGCATTCTACGTCTCCGGTATTGGATTATAGGAGCCAGGAACTTGGCACGCAAAATTGTCCACAAGTGTGTTGTTTGTGTCAGAGCTCGTCCAAAACTAATCGAACAGTTCATGGCTGAACTACCAGCGAAACGCATCATCGCCTCTCGACCGTTTTCAGCAACTGGTGTTGACTACTGGGGTCCGATACTGTTACAGCCACCTCACCGTCGAGCCGCTGCGCGGAAGGCCTACGTAGCCGTTTTTATATGTTTTTGCACAAAGGCTGTGCACCTGGAACTGGTGGCAGACCTCAGCACTCAAAATTTCATACAAGCACTTAGACGTTTCGTTGCTCGTCGTGGATTGTGTTCCAACCTATACAGCGACAATGGTAGAAATTTTGTTGGAGCTGCTAACGAACTAAAAACTCTCATTCGCAGCAAAGAATATCAGCAAGCAATTTTCCAGGAGTGCAACGAAACCGGAATCAAATGGCACTTTAACCCACCTAAAGCTTCACATTTTGGCGGCTTATGGGAGGCTGCCATTCAATCGGCACAGAAACATTTTGTTCGAGTTTTGGGAAACCGTTCACTAGCTCATGACGACATGGAAACACTATTAGCGCAAATTGAATCCTGCCTCAATTCGAGACCAATCGTGCCTCTCAGTGACGATCCTTCGGACTACAACCCACTAACACCAGGACACTTCTTGACGGGGTCAGCATTGAAGGCCGTTCCTGATGTCGATCTGTCCACTGTGCCTTTCAATCGCCTAAGACAGTGGCAGCAGACTCAAAAAATCCTGCAGGATGTATGGAGAAGATGGCACACCGAGTATCTTTCAACTCTTCAGGCGAGAACGAAGTGGTGCAGTCCACCGGTACAGCTCGCCAAAAACCAGCTTGTTATCATCAAGGAGGAAAACTTGGCTCCCATGCGATGGCCAACTGGTAGGATTCACGAACTGCATCCTGGTCCGGATGGCATCACCAGAGTAGTTACACTACAAACACCACAAGGGAAATTTACTCGTCCTGTTGCGAAGCTTTGTTTACTTCCCGTCGTGTCATCGGATGAATCAAATGCAGCAGAAGCAGATCACCTGAAATAA